Proteins from a genomic interval of Rubinisphaera italica:
- a CDS encoding iron-containing alcohol dehydrogenase: protein MAFDFSFPTRVVFGSGSLNQLGGLVRDYQGSHVFLITDQGLAAAGHEQRALESLKEAGISWTLFDGVTPNPTTEDVQRAIESINGQTIDFIVGLGGGSSMDCAKGVNFLLTNGGRMEDYWGVGKATRPMLPFIAIPTTAGTGSEAQSFALIANPETHMKMACGDKKAAARVAILDPDLTLTMPKKVAAVTAVDALSHAVETYVTKKRTFVSRMFSLEGWKLLTQAFPVMFKNSADLQAREQMLLGAHWAGAAIEQSMLGAAHALANPLTAHFNTIHGIAVGVMLPHVIRFNAEVVPQLYGELAEAIGLCAEDDPEAGERVAEYVRHLVELTGLPVTLKDAGVERSKIAVMAPEAAKQWTGTFNPRPVDAENLQELYECAWN, encoded by the coding sequence ATGGCATTCGATTTTTCGTTTCCGACACGCGTGGTTTTTGGCTCGGGATCTTTGAATCAGCTGGGGGGACTTGTCCGGGATTATCAGGGCTCTCATGTATTTTTGATTACAGATCAGGGATTGGCTGCAGCGGGGCATGAACAACGGGCACTGGAATCCCTGAAAGAAGCCGGTATTTCCTGGACGCTTTTCGATGGAGTCACGCCAAACCCCACCACAGAGGATGTTCAGCGAGCGATCGAATCGATCAATGGTCAGACGATTGATTTTATTGTTGGACTCGGCGGTGGAAGCAGTATGGATTGCGCCAAGGGAGTCAATTTCCTGCTGACAAACGGCGGTCGGATGGAAGATTATTGGGGTGTGGGCAAAGCAACCAGGCCAATGCTTCCCTTCATTGCCATTCCAACAACAGCGGGAACGGGAAGTGAAGCTCAATCCTTCGCATTGATCGCCAATCCTGAGACACATATGAAAATGGCTTGCGGCGACAAAAAAGCAGCAGCCAGAGTTGCGATACTCGATCCCGACCTCACTTTGACGATGCCCAAGAAAGTCGCTGCGGTGACCGCTGTCGATGCGCTGAGTCATGCGGTGGAAACCTATGTCACCAAAAAGCGAACATTCGTTTCCCGGATGTTTTCGCTGGAAGGCTGGAAATTATTGACGCAAGCTTTTCCAGTGATGTTCAAGAATTCCGCAGATTTGCAGGCTCGGGAGCAAATGTTACTGGGAGCCCACTGGGCTGGAGCAGCGATTGAACAATCGATGCTCGGAGCGGCTCACGCATTGGCGAATCCTTTGACTGCTCATTTCAATACCATTCACGGAATTGCTGTTGGTGTCATGCTTCCTCATGTGATTCGCTTCAATGCAGAAGTCGTCCCTCAGTTATATGGGGAGCTGGCCGAAGCGATTGGCCTGTGTGCCGAAGATGATCCTGAAGCGGGAGAACGCGTTGCCGAATATGTGCGGCATCTGGTTGAACTGACTGGATTGCCTGTCACCTTGAAAGATGCAGGAGTCGAACGGAGCAAGATCGCTGTGATGGCTCCTGAAGCCGCAAAGCAATGGACCGGAACATTTAATCCTCGCCCCGTCGATGCCGAGAATTTACAGGAGTTGTACGAATGCGCGTGGAACTGA
- a CDS encoding HD-GYP domain-containing protein, which yields MLAEDISGSTNSAPSVTQMRTASVDVDSLIVGRAIKSPLHDQHGVLLLSEGAIITEVFKQKLRDRDIKTIEVHTEDANIISTTHVVQNLTRAQGHSSHHEGIDSQLQKTIDDGLQFVTNEGPASRDSVRWHGKVGYEQSTREVIDTKGKEQCEVLDQLMHSSLSAESIDGFQLSRTVSASLSSLRDDFDCVNASALHLSEDASLARHCYRMSVLSMSIGIEMGLNEENVCRIGVAGLLHDWGMLKVPEHIRNPQRPLTYSEKLECQKHVMYSVDLLQKVQGLPTLVALVSYQVHEQMNGTGYPRGRRGSNIHLFARILNLAHHYVEMTTKLPYQDAIAPYDAMLKLFAGAKQGLFDPSVLRAMLRAQSLFPVGSLVMLSTGRMARVLRANGDHYTEPVVQVIQDEQGQTLLPDSEKSVIINMSEDNCYVTRALPILHGPEPIPAPHFLKNPNSLKKLQKQEA from the coding sequence ATGTTAGCCGAGGATATCTCAGGATCAACGAACTCAGCCCCATCTGTTACGCAAATGCGGACAGCATCTGTTGATGTCGATTCGCTGATTGTCGGGCGGGCCATCAAATCGCCTTTGCACGACCAGCATGGAGTGTTGCTGCTTTCAGAAGGCGCGATTATCACTGAAGTTTTCAAGCAGAAACTTCGGGATCGGGATATCAAAACGATTGAGGTGCATACCGAAGATGCCAATATCATTTCGACAACGCATGTCGTTCAGAACCTGACACGTGCCCAAGGGCATTCCTCGCACCATGAGGGCATTGATTCACAACTACAAAAAACAATCGATGATGGATTGCAGTTTGTGACCAATGAAGGGCCGGCTTCGAGAGATTCTGTTCGGTGGCACGGCAAGGTTGGTTATGAGCAATCGACTCGAGAGGTGATCGACACGAAAGGGAAGGAGCAATGCGAGGTGCTTGACCAGTTGATGCATTCTTCGCTATCAGCCGAAAGTATTGATGGTTTTCAATTGAGTCGGACTGTCTCAGCTTCCTTATCAAGTCTGCGAGACGATTTTGATTGTGTCAATGCGTCTGCTCTTCATTTATCAGAAGATGCCAGTCTGGCTCGTCATTGCTATCGAATGTCGGTCCTGAGCATGAGTATCGGTATTGAAATGGGGCTTAACGAAGAAAATGTCTGCCGAATTGGTGTGGCTGGTTTACTCCACGACTGGGGAATGTTGAAAGTTCCGGAACATATTCGCAATCCTCAACGGCCGCTGACCTATTCCGAGAAATTGGAATGTCAAAAACACGTAATGTATTCGGTCGATTTGCTTCAGAAAGTTCAGGGGTTGCCAACTTTGGTCGCGCTGGTCTCTTATCAGGTCCATGAGCAAATGAATGGAACCGGTTATCCGCGTGGTCGCCGAGGTTCCAATATTCATCTCTTTGCCCGGATTTTAAATCTGGCCCACCACTATGTGGAAATGACAACCAAACTTCCCTACCAGGATGCAATTGCTCCTTACGATGCAATGCTCAAGCTGTTCGCAGGAGCCAAACAGGGATTGTTTGATCCGTCAGTGCTCCGGGCGATGTTACGAGCTCAGTCTCTGTTTCCTGTCGGAAGTCTGGTGATGTTGTCGACCGGTCGCATGGCACGTGTCTTGCGAGCCAATGGCGATCACTACACCGAACCTGTTGTGCAAGTCATTCAGGACGAACAAGGTCAGACACTGCTGCCGGATTCAGAGAAAAGCGTGATTATTAACATGTCTGAAGATAACTGTTATGTCACACGCGCCTTACCGATTTTGCATGGACCAGAACCAATTCCGGCACCACACTTCCTCAAAAACCCAAACTCATTGAAAAAATTACAAAAGCAGGAAGCTTGA
- a CDS encoding AAA family ATPase, whose amino-acid sequence MIEHVEVGGVTLHLSQPDTTESPWIGQGEVLKQILACWLVVDKLDQPLAPRLVGTPGIGKTTLAMAAARERQQSVYIYQCTSDTRPEDLLVTPVLGEKGTIQYHASQLVTAMLTGGICVLDEGNRMNEKSWASLAPLLDHRRYVESIVAGITIEAHADFRCAVTMNDDESTFEIPDYILSRLQPTLQLSYPNRDDEMAILKYHLPFADDELLDLTVEFLQKSHQLKLDFSTRDGLNLLRYALKRIAQDPKHPLAKEVAWRESLERCLGDDAHDLQSLADKKNQALGGSSLPMGLGDFFFDPNDPLHPDYDDEEDDDDYEEDDED is encoded by the coding sequence ATGATTGAACATGTTGAAGTTGGAGGAGTCACCTTACACCTTTCTCAGCCGGATACGACGGAAAGTCCGTGGATTGGACAGGGAGAAGTTCTCAAGCAAATTCTTGCCTGCTGGCTTGTGGTCGACAAGCTGGACCAGCCTTTAGCACCACGTCTTGTGGGAACGCCAGGAATAGGAAAAACGACATTGGCGATGGCGGCGGCCCGGGAGCGTCAGCAGTCCGTTTACATTTATCAATGCACGTCGGATACCCGGCCTGAAGATTTGCTCGTCACTCCAGTACTGGGTGAAAAAGGGACCATTCAGTATCATGCCTCGCAACTGGTCACGGCGATGCTGACGGGGGGGATTTGTGTGCTCGACGAAGGGAACCGCATGAACGAGAAGTCGTGGGCTTCGCTGGCACCGCTGCTCGATCATCGTCGGTATGTCGAGTCGATTGTAGCCGGAATTACAATCGAGGCTCATGCCGATTTCCGCTGTGCAGTCACCATGAACGATGATGAATCAACCTTTGAAATACCGGACTACATTTTAAGTCGTCTGCAGCCGACGTTACAGCTGTCGTATCCAAATCGAGATGATGAGATGGCGATTCTCAAATATCATCTTCCGTTTGCCGATGACGAACTCCTCGATCTGACGGTTGAGTTCTTGCAAAAATCCCATCAACTCAAACTCGATTTCTCCACCCGCGATGGATTGAATCTGTTGCGATATGCTCTCAAGCGAATTGCTCAGGATCCGAAACACCCGCTGGCAAAAGAGGTCGCCTGGAGAGAATCGCTGGAACGCTGCCTGGGAGATGATGCCCACGATTTGCAATCGCTGGCCGATAAAAAGAATCAGGCTCTCGGGGGAAGTTCACTGCCAATGGGACTGGGCGATTTCTTTTTTGATCCTAACGATCCCCTGCATCCCGATTACGACGATGAAGAAGATGATGATGACTATGAGGAAGATGACGAAGACTAA
- a CDS encoding phosphatase PAP2 family protein, protein MSKILHISNKDAGENHVSNGSVWTYFTWCLPVGLLACAWLSLSYDIPVSRFFQSGQIPGFLREIVENTEPFGHGIGVVILMMTCAIVHRERSGSYVYAGAIALGAGLCTNVLKFGIGRSRPRDLDLANLNLSETFSGWFPYLNGVTTSQSFPSGHTTVAWALAAVFCHLHPHARMYFIGLAMFVGYGRVQCSAHFPSDVLVGAALGWTVASVAVRRLPVAFENHNQKKTSNITTQNSPQAQAA, encoded by the coding sequence TTGTCCAAAATACTCCATATTTCCAATAAGGATGCTGGCGAAAATCACGTCAGTAATGGAAGTGTCTGGACATATTTCACCTGGTGTTTACCGGTGGGCCTGCTGGCCTGTGCCTGGTTGAGCCTCTCTTATGATATTCCTGTGTCCCGCTTTTTTCAAAGTGGTCAGATTCCCGGTTTCCTGCGTGAAATTGTGGAAAATACGGAACCGTTCGGGCACGGAATCGGCGTTGTGATTTTAATGATGACATGCGCCATTGTGCATCGCGAGCGATCTGGAAGCTATGTTTATGCTGGTGCAATCGCATTGGGAGCCGGCCTGTGTACGAACGTACTTAAGTTTGGCATCGGTCGCTCGCGCCCGCGTGATCTCGATCTGGCAAACTTGAATCTGTCAGAAACATTTTCCGGTTGGTTTCCCTACTTGAACGGTGTTACGACCAGTCAAAGTTTTCCTTCGGGGCATACCACCGTTGCCTGGGCATTAGCGGCTGTTTTTTGCCATTTGCATCCCCATGCTCGGATGTATTTCATTGGGCTGGCGATGTTTGTCGGCTACGGACGCGTTCAGTGCAGTGCTCATTTCCCAAGTGATGTTCTTGTGGGGGCAGCGCTGGGTTGGACTGTCGCATCAGTTGCCGTACGGAGACTTCCCGTCGCATTTGAAAATCATAACCAAAAAAAGACTTCAAATATTACAACTCAAAATTCTCCTCAGGCACAAGCGGCCTGA
- a CDS encoding outer membrane protein assembly factor BamB family protein — MNEIPDQQSSYPPESIANTDSESKAQVSQKRKWYRSSFLPIFATVLLGLGLVWAQFIYDPIQGDALVNLISFSMSSLLGLILAFWFSFLSFFSRRTVLTIMIPLLLIGFGWAASIRRVEFDGDMKMNFVYRWEPPPILQQAHASPVQEEVGVYEESPTNFPAYRGRNFDGILVSPPLNKDWQANPPQELWRTDVGAGYASMAVVGNSVITLEQRENQEAVTCYNATTGQLKWIHSYPARFYEAMGGLGPRTTPTISEGRVFIAGAAGEALCLDFFTGKVIWSRNLLDDLNIPNVIWGQSSSPLVLENHIIFNPGGPDGDGLIALDPETGKTIWQAAGLSKYTEDNKTNHCGYSSPIMMNIHDVEQLIIFEGKGLRSCNIETGETLWHYPFENVAGVNSAQPVLLDDGHHIFISASYAMGSAVVDVQKSVDTNAEGIEKNSWTVEKVWHEERTLRSKFTSVIYREGYIYGLDEGIMMCIEPLTGKKQWKAGRFGHGQLVYADGTIVVMAEDGNLHLIEPNPTEFRELTSMMVLPDSSKVWNPQALADGIVYVRDHRQMAAFDLRRVTPEGN; from the coding sequence ATGAACGAAATCCCTGATCAACAATCATCGTATCCTCCTGAATCCATTGCAAACACGGATTCCGAGTCGAAAGCTCAAGTATCACAAAAGCGGAAGTGGTATCGCTCTTCGTTCTTACCGATTTTTGCCACTGTCCTGCTCGGTTTGGGGTTGGTCTGGGCTCAATTCATCTACGATCCCATTCAGGGCGATGCCCTGGTGAACCTGATCTCGTTCTCCATGTCTTCACTTCTAGGATTGATACTCGCATTCTGGTTCAGTTTCCTCTCATTTTTTTCACGACGAACCGTTTTGACAATTATGATCCCCTTGCTTCTGATAGGTTTCGGCTGGGCGGCTTCCATACGTAGAGTCGAATTCGACGGCGATATGAAAATGAATTTCGTCTATCGCTGGGAACCGCCTCCAATACTCCAGCAGGCTCATGCGAGTCCTGTTCAGGAAGAAGTCGGAGTTTATGAAGAATCCCCCACAAATTTCCCCGCCTATCGTGGAAGAAATTTTGATGGCATCCTTGTCAGTCCTCCCTTAAACAAAGACTGGCAGGCGAATCCTCCGCAAGAACTCTGGAGAACCGATGTCGGCGCAGGTTATGCCTCGATGGCTGTTGTTGGCAATTCTGTGATTACTCTCGAACAACGAGAAAATCAGGAAGCGGTGACCTGCTACAACGCGACCACCGGTCAACTCAAGTGGATTCACTCCTACCCTGCTCGATTTTACGAAGCGATGGGAGGACTGGGGCCGCGTACAACACCAACAATTTCCGAAGGACGTGTGTTTATCGCCGGAGCTGCAGGAGAAGCCCTGTGTCTTGATTTTTTCACTGGAAAAGTGATCTGGTCGCGTAATCTGCTCGACGATCTCAATATCCCGAATGTCATCTGGGGACAATCATCCAGTCCACTCGTTCTGGAAAATCATATCATCTTCAACCCAGGTGGACCTGATGGGGACGGCTTAATTGCCCTCGATCCCGAAACAGGAAAAACGATCTGGCAGGCGGCAGGTTTATCCAAATATACCGAGGATAATAAAACCAATCATTGTGGTTATAGTTCTCCCATCATGATGAACATTCACGATGTCGAGCAATTAATTATATTTGAGGGCAAAGGTTTGCGTTCCTGCAATATCGAAACCGGAGAAACCCTCTGGCACTACCCCTTTGAAAACGTAGCTGGCGTGAACTCGGCTCAGCCGGTCCTGCTCGATGATGGACATCACATTTTCATTTCTGCCAGCTACGCGATGGGAAGTGCAGTGGTCGATGTGCAGAAGTCAGTTGATACCAACGCTGAAGGAATTGAGAAGAACTCATGGACCGTCGAAAAGGTCTGGCACGAAGAACGCACTCTCCGCAGTAAATTTACCAGTGTCATTTACCGGGAAGGTTACATTTACGGACTCGATGAAGGCATCATGATGTGCATCGAGCCGTTGACCGGCAAGAAACAATGGAAAGCCGGCCGCTTCGGACACGGTCAACTTGTCTATGCCGACGGTACAATTGTTGTCATGGCCGAGGACGGCAATCTGCATCTGATTGAACCGAACCCAACCGAGTTCCGCGAGCTCACTTCAATGATGGTCCTGCCTGACTCCAGTAAAGTCTGGAACCCTCAGGCATTAGCCGACGGCATCGTCTATGTACGCGATCATCGTCAGATGGCAGCCTTTGATTTAAGACGAGTAACTCCAGAAGGAAATTAA
- a CDS encoding coproporphyrinogen-III oxidase family protein, with the protein MATELPLTEKKQTEVGSYFISNYPAYSVWNKQDIPSAKEALNSEPDVSVPFGIYTHIPFCRKRCKFCYFRVYIQQNAKTIQRYVQAVDDELSMLAKLPAVKGRRVEFAYFGGGTPSYLSSKQLLQLRDRLSQSVSWETAQEVTFECEPGTLNLEKVKTLKEIGITRVSLGVESFNDEILETNGRAHLTDSIEKAYGWIQDVGFPQVNIDLIAGMIGETDENWHRNLDKALEMGADNITIYQMELPFNTIISQEMKETGKTSPVADWPTKRRWVSEAIDRLQAAGYHVASGQEFVKDPEKDRFLYRDHLFRGHDILPLGVSSFGHIQGVHYQNNDQLEEYISIVESGELPINRAYVPTPQQQLIREFILRLKEGVVETDSLDEKYGVKTIDEFAEALKNQEEAGYLEVHGTKVQVTRKGLLQIDSLLPEYFEEEYRRIRYT; encoded by the coding sequence ATGGCTACGGAACTTCCACTGACGGAAAAGAAACAGACAGAAGTCGGCAGCTACTTCATCAGTAACTACCCGGCTTATTCAGTCTGGAACAAGCAGGATATCCCCAGCGCGAAAGAAGCTTTGAACAGCGAGCCGGATGTTTCTGTTCCATTTGGAATTTATACTCACATTCCCTTCTGCCGCAAACGCTGCAAGTTTTGTTATTTCCGGGTCTATATTCAGCAGAATGCTAAGACAATTCAGCGTTATGTACAGGCGGTCGATGATGAACTGAGCATGCTTGCAAAGCTTCCCGCTGTGAAAGGACGCCGTGTTGAATTTGCTTACTTTGGTGGAGGCACACCTTCGTATCTCAGCTCGAAACAACTACTGCAGCTACGGGATCGTCTCAGTCAATCGGTCTCCTGGGAGACGGCTCAGGAAGTAACGTTTGAATGTGAACCGGGCACGCTTAATCTTGAGAAAGTCAAAACACTCAAAGAAATCGGGATCACACGAGTTTCTCTCGGCGTGGAAAGCTTCAACGATGAAATCCTGGAAACAAACGGTCGGGCGCATTTAACCGATTCGATCGAAAAGGCTTACGGCTGGATTCAGGATGTCGGTTTTCCGCAGGTGAATATCGATCTGATTGCCGGAATGATTGGCGAGACCGATGAGAACTGGCATCGCAATCTCGACAAGGCTCTCGAAATGGGAGCCGATAACATTACGATTTATCAGATGGAACTTCCTTTTAATACGATCATTTCACAGGAAATGAAGGAGACCGGAAAAACATCACCTGTTGCGGATTGGCCAACAAAACGACGCTGGGTCAGTGAAGCAATCGACCGCCTGCAGGCAGCCGGCTATCACGTTGCATCTGGTCAGGAATTTGTGAAAGATCCGGAAAAAGATCGCTTCCTGTATCGCGATCACTTGTTCCGCGGTCACGATATTTTGCCACTTGGTGTTTCTTCGTTCGGACATATCCAGGGCGTCCATTATCAGAATAACGATCAACTCGAAGAGTACATCAGCATTGTGGAATCTGGCGAACTGCCGATTAACCGGGCGTATGTGCCGACGCCTCAACAGCAGTTGATCCGAGAGTTTATTCTAAGGCTCAAAGAAGGTGTCGTCGAAACGGATTCGCTGGATGAAAAATATGGCGTCAAAACAATCGACGAGTTTGCAGAAGCCTTGAAAAATCAGGAAGAAGCCGGCTATCTGGAAGTTCATGGCACAAAGGTCCAGGTCACTCGAAAAGGTTTGCTGCAGATTGACAGTTTGCTACCTGAGTACTTCGAAGAAGAATATCGACGGATTCGATATACCTAA
- a CDS encoding beta-alanine-activating enzyme beta-propeller domain-containing protein, whose translation MRVELKSLLRFTCMVIVTLMFSHLSLAQSPDQTGDWASFRNGNSLHGVATSSLPDKLTQLWTYDSKDGIPGTPAIVDGHVYCGLLDGYVVCLKLKTGEDVWKYRSIEDVDPKSFAPGFKAAPLVTESSVFIGDEEGIFHCLDRKTGKKKWTHETFGEIVSSASIIDDRIIFGSYDNSLYCLKAETGEELWKFETEGYVNCTPAIINGFTFVTGCDEQLRVIDVVTGEQVKIMPLNTYLIASPAIMGDTLYVGTYASEVIAVNWKNLTTEWAYRAAVGEFPYHSSAALTKELVVVGGRDKVVHAINRLNGEEVWTFATRGKVDSSPVVVGERVFVGSDDGYIYGLELNTGKELWKERIGRKVPGSPAVGEQVLVIGSAETNGKLFAFGQAP comes from the coding sequence ATGCGCGTGGAACTGAAATCACTGTTAAGATTCACCTGTATGGTGATTGTGACTTTAATGTTTTCCCATTTGTCTTTGGCACAATCCCCCGATCAAACGGGAGACTGGGCCAGTTTTCGTAATGGGAACTCTCTGCACGGAGTCGCCACTTCTTCATTACCCGATAAGCTTACACAACTTTGGACCTACGATTCCAAAGATGGCATCCCGGGGACTCCTGCCATTGTCGATGGACATGTTTATTGCGGATTGCTCGATGGTTATGTCGTTTGCCTGAAACTGAAAACTGGCGAAGATGTCTGGAAGTATCGTTCGATTGAAGATGTCGATCCGAAGTCGTTTGCTCCTGGTTTCAAAGCGGCTCCTCTGGTGACTGAGTCAAGCGTTTTTATTGGCGATGAAGAAGGCATCTTTCATTGTCTGGATCGCAAAACCGGCAAGAAGAAATGGACTCATGAAACGTTTGGCGAAATCGTCAGCTCGGCTTCCATTATCGATGACCGCATCATTTTTGGATCTTACGATAACTCTCTGTATTGTCTTAAAGCGGAGACGGGCGAGGAACTCTGGAAGTTTGAAACCGAAGGGTATGTGAACTGCACCCCGGCTATCATCAACGGCTTTACGTTCGTAACAGGTTGCGACGAACAGCTGCGTGTGATTGATGTGGTCACCGGCGAGCAGGTGAAAATTATGCCGCTCAATACCTATTTAATTGCCTCACCCGCCATCATGGGCGACACGTTATACGTTGGCACGTATGCCAGCGAAGTGATTGCAGTCAACTGGAAAAACCTGACAACCGAATGGGCGTATCGAGCAGCGGTGGGCGAATTCCCGTATCACTCCTCAGCGGCACTCACGAAAGAACTCGTGGTTGTCGGCGGGCGCGACAAGGTTGTGCATGCCATCAATCGATTAAATGGGGAAGAAGTCTGGACATTTGCAACACGCGGAAAAGTCGACAGCTCACCGGTAGTTGTTGGAGAGCGGGTTTTTGTCGGTAGTGATGATGGTTACATTTATGGACTGGAGTTGAATACAGGAAAAGAACTCTGGAAAGAACGCATCGGCCGAAAAGTTCCAGGCTCCCCAGCTGTCGGGGAACAGGTTCTGGTGATTGGTTCAGCAGAAACCAATGGTAAATTATTTGCCTTCGGACAAGCTCCATAG
- the map gene encoding type I methionyl aminopeptidase, translated as MWPYFPFDLKLQNNQGEYIFDLWHIHHSIGTAVVKLSHLREAVLPRYRRKYPIYGPVEAEKLRIASRFNAELMDVIRPFVQPGIRTSELNEIAHRYTVEHGHQPACLGYRGYPKTICTSVNDVVCHGIPDETVLKEGDIINVDMTTIVDGWYGDQSETFLVGQVSDEARAVTQVAFDSLFVGIRAIKPYGMVYDIAKAITRYAQGRGYGVVRNYQGHGIGQKFHQEPGIPHFPHESTKKSIIVPGCCFTIEPMINTGQPETIVESDGWTVRTKDHSLSAQFEHQILMTEEGPEILTLTKNGPQEGHRFV; from the coding sequence ATGTGGCCATATTTTCCATTCGACTTGAAACTGCAGAATAATCAGGGAGAATACATTTTTGATCTCTGGCACATTCATCATTCCATAGGAACCGCTGTTGTGAAATTAAGTCATCTGCGAGAAGCGGTTCTGCCTCGATATCGGCGGAAATATCCCATCTATGGGCCAGTCGAGGCAGAAAAACTGAGGATCGCATCGCGATTTAATGCCGAGTTGATGGATGTAATTCGCCCCTTTGTTCAACCGGGAATACGGACATCGGAGCTCAATGAAATCGCTCATCGTTACACCGTGGAACATGGGCATCAGCCGGCCTGCCTGGGCTACCGAGGATATCCCAAAACGATTTGCACAAGCGTGAACGACGTTGTCTGTCACGGTATTCCTGATGAGACCGTTCTCAAAGAAGGAGATATCATCAATGTCGACATGACAACGATTGTCGATGGCTGGTATGGGGATCAGTCGGAAACATTTTTAGTAGGACAGGTGAGCGACGAAGCACGTGCGGTCACCCAGGTTGCTTTTGATTCTTTGTTTGTGGGCATTCGAGCTATCAAACCTTATGGCATGGTTTACGATATCGCCAAAGCGATTACTCGCTATGCACAGGGGCGTGGATATGGTGTCGTCAGGAATTATCAGGGACATGGGATCGGCCAGAAGTTTCATCAGGAACCGGGCATTCCCCATTTCCCACATGAATCGACAAAGAAAAGTATCATTGTTCCAGGCTGCTGTTTTACGATCGAGCCAATGATCAATACTGGTCAACCAGAAACGATTGTCGAAAGTGATGGCTGGACGGTGCGAACGAAAGATCATTCGTTGTCGGCTCAATTTGAACATCAGATTCTGATGACCGAAGAAGGACCGGAAATTTTGACACTGACGAAAAATGGTCCCCAGGAGGGACATCGTTTTGTGTAG
- a CDS encoding glycosyltransferase family 2 protein, producing the protein MSANQSSLLSISVVVPIHNEEENIPILHQQLHGELCETGREYELIFVDDGSTDSSLQKLSELSQKDEHVVVVQFRRNYGQTPAMQAGIDYASNDVVITMDGDLQNDPTDIPMMIEKIEEGYDLVHGWRKNRQDAFINRKLPSKIANHIISKTTGFPIHDLGCTLKAIRREIAQELELYGEMHRFIPILAHRRGAKCVEVVTKHHARRFGQTKYGIGRTTRVVLDLITVNFLLKYFDSPMKLFGKAGMWCFGIAVLSGLATVGMKVFGNVDMTGNPLLLQTVLSIMVSLQFLSLGIIGEICTRLYYSNSQNRHYSVRQVLRQHNNGPATLPARAA; encoded by the coding sequence ATGTCTGCAAATCAATCCTCGCTGCTTAGCATTTCAGTTGTTGTTCCGATTCACAATGAAGAAGAAAACATTCCGATTCTTCATCAGCAGTTGCACGGCGAACTGTGTGAGACCGGTCGCGAATACGAACTCATCTTTGTCGATGATGGTTCGACCGATTCGAGTCTACAGAAGTTGAGCGAGTTGTCGCAGAAAGATGAGCACGTTGTTGTGGTTCAGTTTCGTCGAAATTATGGACAAACTCCTGCGATGCAGGCCGGGATTGATTACGCGTCCAATGATGTCGTGATCACAATGGATGGCGATTTGCAGAACGATCCAACTGATATCCCCATGATGATTGAGAAAATCGAAGAGGGATACGACCTTGTGCATGGCTGGCGAAAAAATCGGCAGGATGCGTTTATTAATCGAAAATTGCCATCCAAAATCGCCAATCACATTATCTCAAAAACAACCGGTTTTCCGATTCACGACCTCGGCTGCACACTCAAAGCGATTCGTCGCGAGATTGCACAGGAACTCGAGCTCTATGGTGAAATGCACCGCTTCATTCCGATTCTGGCTCATCGTCGCGGAGCCAAGTGTGTTGAAGTCGTGACCAAACATCACGCTCGTCGTTTCGGACAAACCAAATACGGCATCGGCCGAACGACTCGCGTTGTGCTCGATTTGATTACCGTCAACTTTCTGCTCAAATATTTCGATAGTCCGATGAAACTGTTCGGGAAAGCCGGGATGTGGTGCTTTGGAATTGCCGTACTTTCTGGATTGGCGACCGTCGGTATGAAAGTCTTCGGCAATGTCGATATGACTGGCAATCCTCTGCTGCTACAGACAGTGCTTTCCATTATGGTCAGCCTGCAGTTCCTGAGCCTGGGAATTATCGGCGAAATCTGCACGCGATTGTATTACAGCAATTCGCAGAATCGACATTATTCCGTTCGTCAGGTCCTCCGTCAGCACAACAACGGACCGGCTACTTTGCCGGCTCGTGCTGCTTAA